The Urbifossiella limnaea genome has a window encoding:
- a CDS encoding histone deacetylase family protein, with product MGVRVICNPNYAAHVPPHEVDNGAVVPPWEVPGRFDAVRAALAAHGGFAFEDAPALSVDVLTGLHDAGYVAHLRDTSAALAGGGGWVMPSVFPFAPGEPRGEAARRGAYCFDTFTAITAGTWAAALGGAAATYRAAELVAAGETRVAYALTRPPGHHAERGRCGGYSFLNNAALAADLLLDLGPVAVLDIDVHHGNGTQHLFYDSPDVLTVSVHGDPAGLFPYFSGFADETGTGRGLGFNLNLPLPPGTGVDGYRPAVAAALERVGRHRPAAVVVAFGADAHEADPIGGMRLPTAYFAELGAAVRALGVPAVVTQEGGYDLATVGACAAAFLAALGDEVSRGAAVPP from the coding sequence GTGGGCGTGCGCGTGATCTGCAACCCGAACTACGCCGCCCACGTGCCACCGCACGAGGTGGACAACGGCGCCGTCGTGCCGCCGTGGGAGGTGCCCGGCCGCTTCGACGCCGTCCGCGCCGCGCTCGCGGCGCACGGCGGCTTCGCCTTCGAGGACGCGCCGGCGCTGTCAGTTGACGTGCTGACCGGCCTGCACGACGCGGGCTACGTCGCCCACCTGCGCGACACGTCGGCGGCGCTCGCGGGCGGCGGCGGGTGGGTGATGCCGTCGGTCTTCCCGTTCGCGCCGGGCGAGCCGCGCGGCGAGGCGGCGCGCCGGGGTGCGTACTGCTTCGACACCTTTACCGCGATCACGGCCGGCACCTGGGCCGCGGCGCTCGGCGGGGCGGCGGCCACCTACCGCGCTGCCGAGCTGGTCGCCGCGGGTGAAACGCGGGTGGCCTACGCCTTGACGCGGCCGCCGGGCCACCACGCCGAGCGCGGCCGCTGCGGCGGGTACAGCTTCCTCAACAACGCCGCCCTCGCCGCCGACCTGCTCCTCGACCTCGGCCCCGTCGCGGTACTGGACATCGACGTCCACCACGGCAACGGCACGCAGCACCTCTTCTACGACTCGCCGGACGTGCTGACGGTGTCCGTCCACGGCGACCCGGCGGGGCTGTTCCCGTACTTCAGTGGCTTCGCCGACGAGACCGGCACCGGCCGCGGGCTGGGCTTCAACCTGAACCTGCCGCTGCCGCCGGGGACGGGGGTGGACGGGTATCGGCCGGCGGTGGCGGCGGCGCTGGAGCGGGTGGGGCGGCACCGGCCAGCGGCGGTAGTGGTGGCGTTCGGGGCGGACGCGCACGAGGCCGACCCGATCGGCGGGATGCGCCTGCCGACGGCGTACTTCGCGGAGTTGGGGGCGGCGGTGCGGGCGCTGGGCGTGCCGGCGGTGGTGACGCAGGAGGGCGGCTACGACCTGGCGACGGTGGGCGCCTGCGCCGCGGCGTTCCTGGCGGCGCTGGGCGACGAAGTGAGCCGAGGCGCGGCAGTCCCCCCTTGA
- a CDS encoding response regulator — protein sequence MPRVLIVDDSQPNAELLEAHLDGSGLDTRIAPDGESALAAARDWQPDVILLDVMMPRLSGFEVCERLRADAATRSVGVLMVTALDQPADIERAVAVGTDDFITKPINKTELLIRVRALLDARKQSTDTDRALAYMGRVQLGV from the coding sequence ATGCCGCGCGTCCTGATTGTTGACGACAGCCAGCCGAACGCCGAGCTGCTGGAGGCGCACCTCGACGGCTCCGGCCTGGACACCCGCATCGCCCCCGACGGCGAGTCGGCCCTCGCGGCGGCGCGCGACTGGCAGCCGGACGTGATCCTGCTCGACGTGATGATGCCGCGGCTGAGCGGGTTCGAGGTGTGCGAGCGGCTCCGCGCCGACGCCGCCACGCGGTCCGTCGGCGTGCTGATGGTAACGGCCCTGGACCAGCCGGCCGACATCGAGCGCGCCGTGGCCGTCGGCACCGACGACTTCATCACGAAGCCGATCAACAAGACCGAGCTGCTGATCCGCGTCCGCGCCCTGCTCGACGCCCGCAAGCAGAGCACCGACACCGACCGCGCCCTGGCGTACATGGGGCGGGTGCAGCTGGGCGTTTAA
- a CDS encoding DNA alkylation repair protein gives MTATDVLTEIETLGTEQYRKVLRTHGVTDACFGVKIEDLKKVQKRVKTDYRLALDLYATGIYDAQYLAGLVADDARMTKADLRRWVAGAGCDALCQYTVAWVATGSKHGRELALEWIDAKKERTAVAGWATLGCLVAVVADAALDLAELTRLLARVEKTIHEQPDRVRYAMNGFVIAVGSYVAPLHDAAVATAKRIGRVEVDMGDTACKVPYAPESIAKAVARGVKKRKTVKC, from the coding sequence ATGACCGCGACCGACGTCCTGACCGAAATCGAGACGCTCGGCACCGAGCAGTATCGCAAGGTGCTGCGCACCCACGGCGTGACCGACGCCTGTTTCGGCGTCAAGATCGAGGACCTCAAGAAGGTCCAGAAGCGGGTCAAGACGGACTACCGGCTGGCGCTCGACCTGTACGCGACGGGCATCTACGACGCCCAGTACCTCGCCGGCCTCGTCGCCGACGACGCGCGGATGACGAAGGCGGACCTGCGCCGCTGGGTCGCCGGCGCCGGCTGCGACGCCCTGTGTCAGTACACCGTCGCCTGGGTGGCGACCGGCAGCAAGCACGGCCGCGAGCTGGCGCTGGAGTGGATCGACGCGAAGAAGGAACGCACCGCCGTCGCCGGCTGGGCGACGCTCGGCTGCCTGGTGGCGGTCGTCGCGGACGCGGCCCTCGACCTGGCGGAGCTGACGCGGCTGTTGGCGCGCGTCGAGAAGACGATCCACGAGCAGCCCGACCGGGTGCGCTACGCGATGAACGGCTTCGTGATCGCCGTCGGCAGCTACGTGGCGCCGCTGCACGACGCGGCCGTGGCGACGGCGAAGCGGATCGGCCGCGTGGAGGTGGACATGGGCGACACGGCGTGCAAGGTGCCCTACGCCCCCGAGTCCATCGCGAAGGCCGTGGCCCGCGGCGTCAAGAAGCGCAAGACCGTGAAGTGCTAG